The window GATGCAGGAATAATGTTATCTGGTGGACAAAAGCAAAGGGTAGGTATTGCTAGAGCTCTTTACAAGGAACAGGAGATTTTAGTACTTGATGAAGCAACATCAGCTCTTGATGATAATACAGAGGAGCAGATAATAGATGAGCTATATAATTTAGCTGAGGATAAGACTCTAATAATGATAGCACATAGATTAACTACATTGAAAAAGTGTAATAAGATATTCCAACTTGAAAAAGGAAAGATAAATAAAGAGTATTCTAATATATCAGAAGTTATAAAGGCTAAGGCTAAAATAGATAAAGAGTAAAATATTTTAATTTTAAAAGAATGTTATTTGAAATAGAAGGAAAATAATGTATAATAGAGTAGATATTGTATATTTAAAGAGATATATTTATTGAAAATAAATAGGAAAGTGGGAGATATTGATGGTAGATATACATTCACATCTACTCTATGGAATAGATGATGGACCTGAAAAAATAGAGGAGAGTATTGAGTTATTAAAACAAGCTATCGAGGTTGGTTACAATAAAATTGTTTGTTCTTCACACTACTATATAGGTATGTTTGAAAATAAAGATTATGATAAAAACTTTAATCAACTTCAAGCTAAGATAAGAGAAGAAGGATTAGATATAGAGATATATAAAGGAAATGAGATAGCTCTATTAAGTATTGATTATTTTGACTATGCAGCTAAAGTAAACAGAATAAATAATGGAAAATATATTTTAATAGAGCTGAAATCAGAAATAATTTATTCTGTATGTAAAAAATTTTTTAAAAGTTTAATATCTCAAGGAATAGTTCCAATTTTTGCTCATATAGAGAGATACTCACATTTAAAAATTGGAGAATTGATAGAACTATCTAAAATGGGAGTAGTTCTACAAGTAAATATAAGGACAGCAGCAACTTCAGTAAAAAAGATAGACTATATGTTAAAAGAGGGATATATTGATGTTATTGCAACAGATACTCATAGACTAGGAAGAAGAGATTATGATTTAGAAAAAGAATTGAAAAAGTTAAAATCTAAATTAGGTGAGGAGTATTTTAATAGAGTAACAGATATCAATCCTAGTAGAATAATTGATAGTGAAGATATAGTAAGAGGTAAAATTGAAAGTAGTAAAGATGGAGTTAGAATTATGGGATACATTAGAGGCTTATATTCTAGATTAATAAAGAAGTAGTTAGAAGTAAAAATAGGGAAGTGAAAGTAGAATAATGAAATTTTTATTTTGGCTATCATTTAAATTGTTATTTGGAAATATAAAGAGAGCTTTACTTCCATATATAGGAATAACAGTTGGAGTGGCAGCTCTTATTGTAGCATTAGCTATTGGAGCAGGAGGAGAAAGACTAATAACAAATAATTTGATGGCTATCAGTGATAATAGAATAGTGTTGGGCGGAGATAGCTTTGATCAAAGAGATATTCGTTTACTAGATAATTATCCTTTTGTTGAATATAGTTTCTTTCCAGATGCAAGAGTAGTGAAAGGTGAGAATATATTTATAGGATACCCTAAAAGAGCTTTACAAAAATTAAAGTTTCCTAAATTAAGAAATGGAGAAGCAATAGTAGATATCAATCAATTTCCAAGAGTAAAAGAGGGAGAAACACTATCTTTTTATATAGGCAATAGAATGGAAAATTTTAGAGTAGCTAAGTTATATGTTGAAGAAAATCCTTTTGAATTAACTAAGCAAGGAAATAGAATAATAATTTCACAGGATTACTTTTCAGAAATATTTAATAGATATAGGTATAACGAATTAGTTATCTCTTTAGACAAAAGTGAAGATAGTGAGGTGTTAATTCCTATATTATTAAAAAAGTTTAATAATGACCGTATAAGCTACAAAGAGGTAAAGATTCTTGAAAAACCTGAAGTATACAAAAAAGTAGTAAAGATACAAAAGATAGTAAAAAATACTCTCTATATTTTAGTAGTAGTTTCATTCATATTAAGCGGAGTAGGAATTATGACTTTAATAAATGGAAATATTCAAGCTAGAACTATGCATATTGGTGTATTTAGAGCTATTGGGATTCCTAAAAATAGTATAGTAAAAGTATTTTTAATAGAGGGAATAATAATTTCTTTTTTAGGTATGATAAGTGGAGGAGTAATAGGCACTTTGATAACAATATTAGGGGGAAAATTAATCTTTATTCCACCTGTATTTAAAATAGAGAAAATAGTATTTTTAATATTGATGATATTAATTACAGGAATTATAGTAGGTATACTTCCTACAAAAAGAATAGATAAGATTAATGTTGTTGATATTCTTAGAAAAAATTAAATTTATTAGGAGGGAAAAGAGTGTTAAAGAAGTTTTTATTAATGGGGAGTGTAGTAGCTTTAAGTTCAGTAGTTATGGCAGAAGGAATACAATCAGTAACTTCATCTGTAGCAATTTCAGAGAATAAAGTTAATGAGGGAAGATATTTTTATTTAGCAAATAACTATCATGAGATGGCAGCATTACCAAGCTTTACTATGAGTGCTCCTGCTGGTCTTGTTCCTGGAGGAAGAGTTGCTTTTATAGGAATAGCAGGAAGTCATAATAGTGTTGAAGAGACTGATGGTGGTTTAGGATTTGGAATAGGTTATGGAAATCCGTATGAGACAGTTGGAGGAGCTATCTCGGTAGCTGTAGGAAGTATTGATCCAAGAGATGGTGGAGCTTTTAATAGAGGAAATTTAAATCTATCATTAGGACATACATTTAAGCAATATGGATTTGGAGTTTCAGTAGGTATGACAGGAACAGATTTATGGCACGATAAGAGTGATGAAGTATCTGATCCTAGTTTTTATGGAGCAGTAACAAAATTATTACCAAATGATGTAGCACCAGTAGTTTTAACAGCTGGATTAGGAAATAATGTTTATGCAGATACAAATGCTAGTGGAGATAAAAAAGATAAAGTATATCCATTTTTTGCAGTTGCAACATATATTATACCTCAATTAAGCCTAATAGCAGATTATACAAATGGAGTAACAACATTAGGAGTTGGAATAGTACCATCACCAAAATTACCTATTACACTAACATTAGGAGCTTATGATATTTCAAAACAAGGAAATCAAAATACAATATCATTCATAGGAAGTTTGTCAACAGCTTACGCATTTTAAAATTATAAGGAGAAGGATAGATGAAAAAATTATTATTAGGAGCTTTTTTAATAGTTAGTATAACAAGTTTTGCCACAGAGGGAATGACATTTAGTGCACATACAGAGATGGAGAGTATTCATATCTCTCAACCAAGTAATATGAGTACGAGTAAATCTTTTATGATAGCTTTTGGAATGGGAGATCATGGAGTACATACAGAGAGTTCAAGTTATACAGAAAATACCGGAGAGGTAGGGGGAGCAAAGGTAGAGAGTATTAGCTCTAATACACCATCTTCAGCTCCTACATCAGGACCAGTAGCAGCCAATCCAGCTCCTGTTTATCCAATAACACCAGTTGTAAATATAGTAGGAGCTACCAATACAGCTACAACAATAACAAATAATTTAACTACAATAGTAACACCATATGGAAAATATTAAAAAAATTATTAA of the Candidatus Fusobacterium pullicola genome contains:
- a CDS encoding FtsX-like permease family protein, with the translated sequence MKFLFWLSFKLLFGNIKRALLPYIGITVGVAALIVALAIGAGGERLITNNLMAISDNRIVLGGDSFDQRDIRLLDNYPFVEYSFFPDARVVKGENIFIGYPKRALQKLKFPKLRNGEAIVDINQFPRVKEGETLSFYIGNRMENFRVAKLYVEENPFELTKQGNRIIISQDYFSEIFNRYRYNELVISLDKSEDSEVLIPILLKKFNNDRISYKEVKILEKPEVYKKVVKIQKIVKNTLYILVVVSFILSGVGIMTLINGNIQARTMHIGVFRAIGIPKNSIVKVFLIEGIIISFLGMISGGVIGTLITILGGKLIFIPPVFKIEKIVFLILMILITGIIVGILPTKRIDKINVVDILRKN